The following coding sequences are from one Virgibacillus necropolis window:
- a CDS encoding ABC transporter ATP-binding protein produces the protein MGHVFYFLKQIHAYSGKILYINLVAMTAIGLLEGIGIILLVPLISMSGIVDMGVEEIPFMSMFGFVNNIPSSLGLPLILGIFVFVVIAQNVMNRQLTVKNAVIQLGFLRHMRIETYGSLLYSNWDFFIKQRKSDLINILTAELARASAGTNSFLKFVSSLVFTFIQVGLAFWLSPNITIFVLLCGLVLIFLNRKFLKRSLALGKRNYELGKNYLAGITDQVNGIKDIKSNTLESSRMDWFGSITNRMQNEQVEYTKLKTTSQLYYKVASSVLIAAFIYVAVTIFSAQAGQLMLVIIIFSRLWPRIAGIQSSMEQIATTIPAFKAVKALQHECRNAQEFEMGMDNKIPPLHIKYNLQCDHVYFRYNQNEMNYALQDINLIIPSNQMTAFVGRSGAGKSTLIDLLMGLNQPEKGQVLIDGIPLTSESLLALRRAVSYVPQDPFLFNASIKENLLLVEPNASEEEMWEALEFSSAAEFVSKLSAGLDTLIGDRGIKLSGGERQRLVLARAILRNPSILVLDEATSALDTENEVKIQEALERLKGKMTIIVIAHRLSTIRNADQVVVLDEGEVIQKGGFTQLAEEKKSMFSHLLQNQLEAK, from the coding sequence ATGGGTCATGTTTTTTACTTTTTAAAACAAATACACGCGTATTCTGGAAAAATTCTTTATATAAATCTTGTTGCAATGACTGCTATTGGTTTGCTTGAAGGTATTGGAATCATATTATTAGTTCCTTTAATTAGTATGAGCGGGATTGTCGATATGGGTGTTGAAGAGATACCATTTATGAGTATGTTTGGATTCGTAAATAATATTCCAAGTTCATTGGGTTTACCGTTGATTTTGGGGATATTTGTCTTTGTTGTGATTGCTCAAAATGTAATGAATCGACAGTTAACAGTTAAAAATGCGGTTATTCAGCTTGGCTTTTTAAGACATATGCGTATTGAAACATACGGATCATTACTTTATTCAAATTGGGACTTTTTCATAAAGCAAAGAAAATCTGATCTTATTAACATATTAACGGCAGAATTAGCTCGTGCCAGTGCAGGAACGAATTCATTTTTAAAATTTGTTTCTTCCCTTGTGTTTACATTTATCCAGGTAGGGCTAGCTTTCTGGCTCTCACCAAATATAACCATCTTTGTACTGCTCTGTGGTCTGGTTCTTATCTTTTTAAATCGGAAATTTCTAAAAAGATCTCTGGCTCTTGGAAAACGAAATTATGAATTAGGGAAGAACTACCTTGCTGGAATAACGGATCAAGTTAACGGGATAAAAGATATAAAGAGTAATACGTTAGAGAGTTCTAGAATGGATTGGTTTGGTTCCATTACAAATAGAATGCAAAATGAACAAGTCGAATACACGAAATTGAAAACAACTTCTCAATTATATTATAAAGTCGCATCTAGTGTATTAATTGCAGCATTTATTTATGTAGCCGTTACAATATTTAGTGCACAGGCAGGTCAATTAATGTTAGTTATTATTATTTTTTCCAGGCTTTGGCCAAGAATTGCGGGTATTCAATCTTCAATGGAACAAATAGCAACAACGATCCCAGCCTTTAAAGCAGTAAAGGCTTTGCAACATGAATGCAGGAATGCTCAAGAATTTGAAATGGGAATGGATAATAAAATTCCCCCTCTACACATAAAGTACAATCTTCAATGTGATCACGTCTATTTCCGATATAATCAAAATGAAATGAACTATGCTTTGCAAGATATAAATTTAATCATACCATCTAATCAAATGACAGCTTTTGTTGGACGGTCTGGTGCTGGAAAAAGTACATTGATTGATTTATTAATGGGCTTAAATCAGCCAGAAAAGGGGCAAGTCCTAATAGATGGAATACCTTTGACAAGTGAAAGTCTTTTAGCCTTAAGACGTGCGGTTAGCTATGTGCCACAAGATCCTTTCCTGTTTAATGCCAGTATTAAAGAAAACTTACTGTTGGTTGAACCAAATGCAAGCGAAGAAGAAATGTGGGAAGCACTAGAATTTTCTTCAGCGGCTGAATTTGTAAGTAAGCTATCTGCTGGTCTTGATACCTTAATTGGTGATCGTGGAATTAAACTGTCAGGGGGAGAACGGCAACGGCTTGTCCTAGCGAGAGCTATTCTTCGGAACCCATCGATCCTTGTGTTAGACGAAGCGACAAGTGCACTTGATACGGAAAATGAAGTGAAAATCCAAGAGGCACTAGAACGGCTAAAGGGCAAGATGACGATTATTGTTATTGCCCACCGCTTATCAACGATTCGTAATGCTGATCAAGTTGTTGTTTTAGACGAAGGTGAAGTAATTCAAAAGGGTGGGTTTACTCAGCTAGCAGAAGAAAAGAAAAGTATGTTTAGTCATTTATTGCAAAATCAGTTGGAAGCTAAGTAA
- a CDS encoding acyltransferase family protein: protein MEFSKRDMKMLQGIAILFMVSLHLFARKEVNGLYETFPLINGVPLIYYIGLFGDACVPIYLFASGYGLSFSLTKGNSSRKNGKRIFKLLINFWIILLMFIGIAFLTGNTEAFPGGIKEFLLNFSLLSNSYNGAWWYLQTYVILVLLASPIIKWVKRNRSIAVLIISGFIYLITYIQRIKHVIDLGDNTILIMLVNAIVLFGTSQLAFVIGIIFAKEKIYSKLYNKVNTRRFKNTWCGIGMITLVIIHGLYESMIIAPFTAVLFICLFCLMDKKEFIQKVFTFFGNHSTNIWLTHMFFYISFFPGLIFVPKYPVFIYLWLFTLCLITSFAINLIYKPVIATIDNKAIPGLAEYTVRKQKAT from the coding sequence ATGGAATTCTCAAAAAGAGACATGAAAATGCTTCAAGGGATAGCTATTTTATTTATGGTTTCCCTTCATTTATTTGCAAGGAAAGAGGTGAATGGATTATACGAAACCTTCCCTTTGATCAATGGAGTACCACTTATTTATTATATCGGTTTATTTGGAGATGCTTGTGTCCCTATCTATTTGTTTGCAAGTGGGTATGGTCTTTCTTTTAGTCTAACCAAAGGAAACAGCTCAAGAAAGAACGGCAAAAGAATTTTTAAACTGTTAATCAACTTTTGGATCATTCTTTTAATGTTTATTGGTATTGCATTCTTAACTGGAAATACAGAAGCATTCCCAGGAGGAATTAAGGAATTTTTGCTTAACTTTTCGTTGCTCTCCAATTCTTATAACGGAGCATGGTGGTACTTGCAAACGTATGTCATATTAGTTTTATTAGCATCTCCTATTATTAAATGGGTGAAGAGGAATCGCTCAATTGCTGTATTAATAATTTCGGGCTTCATCTATTTGATTACCTATATACAAAGAATAAAGCATGTAATTGATCTAGGGGATAACACGATATTAATTATGTTGGTTAACGCTATTGTCTTATTTGGCACATCACAACTTGCATTTGTAATAGGCATCATTTTTGCAAAAGAAAAGATTTATTCAAAACTCTACAACAAAGTTAACACTAGAAGATTTAAAAATACGTGGTGTGGCATCGGTATGATTACGCTGGTAATCATACATGGACTTTATGAATCTATGATAATCGCTCCATTTACAGCAGTTCTATTTATTTGTCTCTTTTGCCTAATGGACAAGAAGGAGTTCATACAAAAAGTTTTTACTTTTTTTGGTAATCATTCCACAAATATTTGGCTGACACATATGTTTTTTTACATATCCTTTTTTCCGGGACTGATTTTTGTACCGAAGTATCCAGTTTTTATTTATTTATGGCTTTTTACACTTTGTCTAATTACTTCCTTTGCAATAAATCTTATTTACAAGCCTGTAATAGCAACAATAGATAATAAGGCTATACCAGGTCTTGCTGAGTATACGGTTAGGAAGCAAAAAGCAA